The genome window AAGACCACCGGGCCATCGACCGCATGCGGGAACTGGATGCGGCCGGGCTGCACCGCGTTGTGCATGATAACCAAATCACCATGTGCGGCGTCAACCCCGCCACCGTCATGCTGACGGCGGCCAAAGACCTGGGCGCGCAACAATCCGTATTGAGCCAGTACATGACTTCGGGCGAGGTGAGCGGCGACATGGAGCGGGTGGTGGGGTATGCGGGGATGATCGTTTCCTGAATGGCCGTCAGGTCTTCGGGCGTTGAATGATTTCGATCTCGTACTTGTCCGGATCCTCGCTGAAAATGAAACGCGACCCGCTGCGGCTTTCTGTCGGGCCCTCGGTGATGGGCGCGCCGCCTGCCTGTAGACGCTGCATCCACACATCCAGGTCGTCCACCTCGAACGCCAGGTGCACGAGGTCTTCGGGAACGGAAACGCCGCCGCTGTCGGGGAACGAACACAATTCCAGCTCGGCGTCGTTTTCCGGAAACTGCAGGAACACCAGTTTCGATCCGCGCGGTGACGTCGATTCCTCCACCACCTTCATTCCCAGAACATCGCGGTAGAATTTCAGCGATGCATCCATGTCCGACACGCGGAAGCGGGTGTGCGCGTACCTCATGCGGACACCGGAGAGAAGTTGACGTCGGGTTTGTACGGCTCCAGCTGCTCGCGCATCAGTTCCTGATACGCATTGAGTTTGGCTTTGCTGGTGGCCTCGAAGCGCAGCACCAGCACCGGTTGCGTGTTGGAAGCGCGCAGCAGGCCCCATCCGTCTTCAAACTCGACGCGCACGCCGTCGATATCGACGACATCGTATTTCGCGCGGAACGTTTCCGTCACTTCCTTTACCACCCGGAACTTGAGATGATCCGGACAGTCGATGCGGATTTCCGGCGTGTTGTGCATCACCGGCAGGTCGGCCAGCATCTCGGAGACGGGTTGCCCGGTGTTGGCGACGATTTCCAGAATGCGGCAGGCGGCGTAGATGGCGTCGTCGAACCCGTAATAGGAATCGGCAAAACACATGTGGCCGCTCATCTCCCCGGCCAACAGGGCCTGGGTTTCCTGCATTTTCTTTTTGATCAGGGAATGCCCGGCGGCGGACATATGCGGCTGGCCGCCGTGCTTCTTGATGTCTTCGAACAGGTTGCGCGAACATTTCACTTCGCCCACCACGGCGGTGCCGGGGTGGCGTTGCAACAGCTCGCGCGCGTAGAGGATCAACAACTGGTCGCCCCACAACAGCGTGCCTTGGTCGTCCACCACGCCGATGCGGTCGGCGTCGCCGTCGAAACCGATGCCGAGATCGGCTCGTTCCCGTTTCACCCGCGTCATCAGATCGGCCATGTATCGGGGAACGGTGGGGTCCGGGTGATGGTTCGGGAAGGTGCCGTCCGGTTCGCAGTACTGTTCGATGACCTCGACGCCGAGGCGGCGGAAAAACTCCGGACCGATGATGCCGAAGCAGCCATTGCCGCCATCGAGCACCACCTTCAGCGGGCGTGAGATGTTGATGATGCCGGCGATGTGGTCCATGTAGCCGGGTTTGATATCCTGTTCGCGGGCCGTGCCGTTGCCGGTTTCAAAATCGCTGTGGTCGATCAGAGTTTTCAGTTCCTGGATGCGTTTGCCGTACAGGCTGTGTGTTTCGAAACTGATTTTGAATCCGTTGAACTCCGGCGGATTGTGGCTGCCGGTGATCATGACGCCACCATCGACCTCCAGGTGGTGCAGCGAGTAATAGGCCACCGGCGTCGGCACCATGCCGATATCGATGACGTCGCAGCCGGTGCCGTTCAACGCGCGTGTCAGGATTTCGCGGAACGTTTTCGAACTGTCTCGAATGTCCCAGCCCAGAGTCAGCGTTTTTTTTCCATGCCGCCGGAAATACGTACCGATGGCTTTTCCAATTTGTTCGACGTTTTCTGGCGACAGGTCCTGCTCCACCAGGCCACGGATGTCGTATTCGCGGAAGATCTGAGGATTCATGTTTTGAGGGGATTTGGGTTGTCTGTTATATTAAATGGATCGATTGGTTACAAGAATAGGATAATTGTTCCCCGTTGGCAACGCAGGAATTGGTTTGATGACAGGGTTGGACGCGGTCCACGGGGAGCCTGTTAAAAGGTGGATATATGGCGGACATTGCAATCGTAACGGGTTCCAGCGGTATGGTGGGCTCGGAGGCGACGGAGTTTTTACTCGATAAGGGATTCATTGTGCATGGCATCGATAACGACATGCGTTCCGTGTTTTTCGGTGACGAGGCCTCCACGGCGTGGAACGAACGGCGTCTGATCGAGACGTATCCCAATTACCATCATCATTCCCTGGATATCCGTGACCGGGCGAATCTGGATAAGTTGTTCAAGCTGCATGAAAAAGACATCAAGCTGATCGTTCACTCTGCGGCGCAACCGTCTCACGACTGGGCGGCGGAACAGGCGATGACGGATTTTACGGTGAACGCCAACGGCACGCTGGTGCTTTTGGAATTGGCGCGGCGTTATTGTCCGGGCGCGGTTTTCATCTACATGTCCACCAACAAGGTTTATGGCGATCAGCCCAACGCCTTCCCCTTCGTGGAAGAAGATACGCGTTGGGAGCTGGAAGCAAAACATCCTTATTACGCCAACGGCATCGACGAGTCCATAGGCCTGGACGAATGCACACACAGCCTGTTCGGTGTGTCCAAGCTGGCGGGCGACCTGATGGTGCAGGAGTTCGGCCGTTACTTTGGCATGAAGACGGCGTGCTTCCGTGCCGGATGCCTGACCGGCTCCGGGCATTCCGGAACGGAACTGCACGGTTTTTTGTCCTACCTGATGATGTGCACGATGAAAAAAACGCCTTACAAGGTATTTGGCTACCAGGGCAAACAGGTGCGCGACAACATCCACAGTCGCGATGTGGTGGAGGCCCTGTATCAGTTTTATCTAAAGCCCGGCGTCGGCAAGGTGTACAACATGGGAGGTGGCCGCTTCAGCAACTGTTCGATGTTGGAGGCGATTGCGATCTGCGAACAGATCACCGGCAACAAGCTGAACTGGGACTACATCGAAAAACCCCGGGCGGGGGATCACATCTGGTGGATCAGCGACATGACCCGTTTCAAAACCGATTACCCGGACTGGGATATCCAGTACAACCTGCAACAGACCTTCGAGGAAATTCACGACGGCTTGCGCCAGCGGCTGTGAAGGCGGTGTCGCTTTTCTTTCACACGAGCTTTTGACGGGGTTGACAAAACATAGATTCTTCGTCACCTGCGGCTCCTCAGAATGACATGCCAGGCTGGTTTGTCATGCTGAGCGAAGCGCAGAATCTATGTGTTGAACCCATGAGGGAAAAGAGATGTGATCGCCGGACGTTGGCCCGCAGGCAATACATCCACCCCACTTTGAACAACCCGCTACCATTTTTTCTCCCCTCCTTTCCAAGGAGGGATGCAGGGGAGGGAATGAGGTGTCTTTGCTTCCTTGCCTTTGGAAAAACCAAACCAGAAAAGCAACCCCTCCCAGCCCGCCACTCCGTGAGTGCCCCTTGGTAAGGAGAGGGGATAATTCAATGCATCCTGCCCGTCACTCTGTGAGCGCCCCCTGGTGAGAGCAGGGTTTATTAAACTGCGTTCTCTCACTCAATCGTTTTCTTTGGAAAGCCAACAGCGAATGGCAGTTGAGGGTTAAAACGGGTTGCGCACGATGCCGCCGTCGATGGTGAAGTGCGTGCCGGTGATCCATGAGGCCTGTTCGGAAGCGAGGAACAGGGTCAGGCCGGTCACGTCTGCGGGCATGCCGATGCGCTTCAGCGGTACGGTGTCAGCGGTGGACTGGCGAATGGCCTCAGCCATTTCTTCGACATGAGTGCCTTCCTCTTTTGCGGCGGCTTCGGCTTCCTGTTGCCAGGAACGCGTCCACACCGGGCCCGGCGCGACGGTGTTGACGCGGATGCCGTCTGCCGCCAGCGTCTGCGCCAGCGACACCGTGAGGTTGGACAGCCCCGCTTTCATCGCCGCATAATGGGGAAACACCTCACCGGGATGGTTGCCGGCGATCGATGAGATGTTGAGGATGCAGGGATGTTTGGATTTTTTCAGCTCCGGCACCGCCAGCCGGCACAGGCGCACCGCGGGCAGCAGGTTGATGTCGAACGCCGCCTGCCAGTCGTCATCGGTCAAATCGAAAAAATGGGCCATCTTGCCTATGGAGCCGACGTTGTTGATGAGCACGTCGAGGCCGTCGAGCTGTTCCACCGCAAACCAGAAGAAGCGTTCGAGGTCGTCTTTTTGCGTTACGTCCGCGTACTGGAACATGTGATCCGCGCCTTCAATTTCTTTCTCCAATGCCTGCAGGCGTTCGGTGGTGCGGGCGCACCCGGCCACGCGCGCGCCTTCTTTTCCGAAGGCAAGGGCCAGTTCGCGGCCGATGCCGTCCCCCGCTCCCGTGATCAGGACTTTGCGTCCTGCCAGATTCAAATCCATGCTAAAATTCCTTTCCTGTTTTTCAGCCAGCCTTTGGAGATGCGTCCATGAATCCCCCGAACATGATCGACCAGGTGCAGGCGTCGCCGTCTCTCATCTGGGTGGCGGCCACCATTTGTCTGCACATCATCAACGTGTTCATCGGTCTCTCGCTGGGGTTCCAGAAGAAGACGCCGTCGCTGGTGCGGACGCATCTTCTGGTCTATGGCGCGGTGCTGTTCAGCCTTGCCTCTTACCTTGTCATCAACGGCATCCATCATGAAAACACGATCTGGGATTATCTCGTGGCCCTCTACTTTATCACAATCATCCCCTTAAGCCGCAAATGGGACGTGGTTTTGCACGCGGGAATCACGGTGATGGGGCTGGTTTTCCTGCCTGCGTTGATTTTATTGCAATTGCTGTAAAGCGATGGGGTGCCCGGACGGGGCAAATGGGGGAGAGTCGAGAGGCAGTGGCTTGCGGACGCGCCCGCAGGCGGCCCACGGCGGTCATTCCACCAGCTTGGTCTTGATGTGGATGTCACCGTACACTTTGGTGCGGCAGGCCAGCTTGCGATTGCCGCTGATCTTGTGGAGCTTTTCGATGAGGCCGTGGTCGTTCACGTGCTCCATGGGTTCGATCTCGACCAGACAGGTGCCGCAGGAGCCCATGCCGTGGCAGTTGGTGTACTCATGCAGGCCGCGGTACAGGCTGATGTCGTGATGTTGAGCGGCCTGGCGCAGGTTGCCGCCGTAACCCACCTTGAAAATTTTATCTTCACCGGTTTCGGTGTCGTGAACGGTGATTTTGGGCATGAATGGATCCTCAAAGCGCCGGAATTCCGGCAATTAAACCCCAAAATGAAGGCTGTAAAGTGCCATGCGACAGGTCAAAAGTCAAACAAATTCTCCTCCGCAAGGCGGAGTGCAATCAGGCTGATCCTTTCAATAGATAGCGATGACCTGCGGTCACAATTTTTAAATTCCTTTCCATTCTTCCGGACGTGGTCCGGTCCCGCCACGCGGGAGGGAAACGGGTTGATGCGTTCACCGCGAACGATGCCCTGCGGTCACAATTTTTAAATTCCTTTCCATTCTTCCGGACGTGGTCCGGTCCCGCCACGCGGGAGGGAAACGGGTTGATGCGTTCACCGCGAACGATGCCCTGTGGGCACAATTTTTAAATTCCTTAAAAAAGCCAACACATAGATTCTTCGTCACCTGCGGCTCCTCAGAATGACAATTCAGCGTGAGTTTGTCATTCTGAGCGTTAGCGAAGAATCTATGGGTTCACTCCCATGTAGTGGGTACCCACCGAGCCCAATTCATACGTTGAGCCGTAGCCAGCGCGCTTTCCCGACTGACAGGGTCAGATGGAATAGTTGTGGCCGGTCAGGATTTTTTGGTCTTTCAAGTAATCGACGATGCGGTTGACGGCGGCGTCGGTGTCTTTGACATCGTCCAGGCTCAGCACGATTTCCGGCATGCCTTTCGGAAACCGGTCGTCGGTGACGCGGATTTCCACCAGCGGGCTCGGTTCGATCAACAGGTTGATGTTGGAATGGTCTTCCTGGTTGAACACGTTCGAGGTGGAGATGACGACGTGCCCGGCATCGAGGAACAGCTTGGCGACTTCGCCAAACCGGCGGACCGCTTCGCCATCGGTGAAATAGGTTTCCGCATCCATGTCGGCGCCCACACCCAGTTGGATGTTGCGTCCGTCGAGCAGGTAGCTCTGGAAATTCTGGTGGAACAGCACCTCTTCCAGCTTGCCTGCGAGGGCCGCCTTGCCGGTGCCGGATTTGCCGGTGAACAGGATCATGGCCGGGCGGTGTCCGTTGCGGTAGGCGCGCATGTCCGGGGTGATGGTGCCCTGCACCCAGTGCGAATCGCGGTGCCGCGCCTCGTTGCGCAACCGGTCCACTTCTTCCAGCGGCGTGAAGTGGGTGATGATGCCGCCGCCGCAGACGTCGTATTCATCGACCAGCACGAAGCGCCCGGTTTCGGCGATGTCGGTGAACAGGTCGAAGGCGACAGGCCGCTTGGTGCGCAGTGTCACTTCGGCGACGTCGTTCTTGGCGATGAAATCCTGATCGGGCAGCGTTTCCAGCGTTGAAGCGTCGATCGCCTTGTTGAATTCGACGACTTCGCAGTCCACGTTCTGCGTGGTGAGTTTCAGTTTGTACGTTTCGCCTTTTTTCAGATGACGCTTGCCCATCCAGAATACGTTGGCGTCGAAGGTGGTGGTCACCACCGGGCGGTCCTTCTCCAGGCTGATGAGTTCGCCGCGTTCGAGGAACAGTTGTTCGGCCAGGGTGATGCCGACCGAGTGCGGGGCCTCGACGGTGGCGGGTGCGTCGGCACTCCACGCTTCAATGCTTTTGATCACGGTGCTTTTGTTCGAGGGCGAGAAGATCACGCGGTCGCCGACTTTTGCCGTGCCCGACTCCACACGCCCGGCGATGATGCGGCGTTGGTCGAACTTGTACACGTCTTGAATGGGAAGGCGAAACGGGTTGTCCACGCTCCCGGCTTTTTCCTGGAACTGGTCGAGCCGTTCGAGGATGGTCGGGCCGGTGTACCACGGCATATGCTCGGAGCGCTTGGCGACGTTCTCACCCATCTTCGCGGAAATGGGGATGAACTCGTGCACCTCGATGCCGATCGATTCCAGAAACTGCGTGTACTCGGTCTTGATTTTGAAGTACACCTCGGGGTCGTAACCGACGAGGTCCATCTTGTTGATGACCACCGCCACCTGCGTCATGCCCAGCAGGCGCAGGATGTAGCCGTGGCGGCGCGACTGTTCCTGCACGCCTTCGTGGGCGTCGATCAGGAGCAGTGCGGCTTCCGCGTTGGCAGCGCCGGTGACCATGTTCTTCAGGAATTCCTTGTGGCCGGGGGCGTCGATGATGACGTACCAGCGCTTCTCCGTCTTGAAGAAAATCTGCGAGGTGTCGATGGTGATGCCCTGTTCCTGTTCCTCTTCCAGGGCGTCGAGCAGGAAGGCGAACTCGAAGGTCTTCCCCTGCTGGTCGCAGATGTCTTTGACGAGGTCCAGCTTGCCGGTGGGCAGGCTGTCGGTGTCGGCAAGCAAACGCCCTACGAGCGTGGATTTGCCGTGATCCACGTGCCCGACGATGACCAGTTTCATCAACCGGCCATCCTGGGGGGTCTTGAATCCGTTGTCTCCCATTTACATGTAGCCCTTGGCCCGAAGCTTCTGCATGGCGTACGCGTTTTCCTGATCCTGCGCGCGCCCGGAGCGTTCGGAGATGGTGGTGTTTTTCAATTCCTCAATGATCTCTTTCACATTTCGCGCCTTGGACTGGATGGAGCCGGTGCAGGGGGCGCAACCGAGGGATCGGTAACGTTCGCCCTGCTCGTTGGCGAAATACAGGTCGATGATGGGGATGTTCTCCCGCTCGATGTATTCCCACACATTGAGTTCCGTCCAGTGCAGAAGGGGATGGATGCGGATGTGGGTGCCCTCGGCGAAGGTGGTCTTGAACTGATCCCACAACTCCGGAGGCTGATCCTTGAAGTTCCATTCAAAGTTTTTGTCGCGCGGCGAGAAGTAGCGCTCCTTGGCGCGGGTGCCTTCTTCGTCGCGGCGGATACCGAGGATGAGGCCGGTGAAACCGTACTCTTCCATGGTCTGTTGCAGGCCCTGCGTCTTCAGCGCTTCGCAGCACACCAGACGGCCCATTTCGTGGTTCATGCCTTCATCGAGGGCCTTCTTGTTCTGGCCGACGATGAGGTTCAGTCCCCACTGCTTGGCGTAATGATCGCGGTACTCGATCATCGCCGGAATCTTGTACGAAGTGTCGATGTGCACCAGCGGAATCGGACAGTGTCCGAAAAACGCCTTGCGCGCCAGCCACAACATGACTGTGGAGTCCTTACCGATGGACCACAGCATGGCCAGGTTTTTGAAATTTTTATACGCTTCACGAAGAATGTAAATGCTCTGATCTTCGAGGTCGGTCAAATGATCCATGATAATACCTGTACGGCTCCTGCTGCCGGAAGGGGGATGAATGATCCCACTTTATAGTTTTAATTCAATCGAATCAAGGGTTCTACGCGAAAAACCGGGGACGGGAGGGGGAATTCAGGAGAAATACCGCTCCACCATGCCGGGAAACTTACACCGCAGGCAGTTGTTTTCGTTTTTCGTGCAATAATCCTGGTAAATCTGCATCAACCCCTGCGTCTGCTGGTCGCTGGTCAGCGGTTTCAGCATGTGTTCTTCGTTGCCCAGAATGTAGTGTTTCATGAACCGGATCCACTTGTTGTCGGCGGGCCGGTTCTTGGTTTGAAACAACGATCTCAGGGCCTGCTCCAAGGGGACGGATTTGCTGGCCCGGGCGTAGATGAGACCGATGGGCAGGGCGATGTTGATGGCCACTTCCCGCGACCGGTCGGGTCCCACAAGTTGTTGTTTCTGCTTGAGGGGTTTGCCTCCCGGAGTGTAGTGCCGGGACCAGTAGTCCACAGCTTCGACACAGAAAAAAAGGGTCAACTTGTCTCTGATCGCCTTAGTATAACCCGTCCCGGCGGATTTGGGAACGACGGATTTCAGGGTTTCCAGATAATCGACGAACAGACCGTGTTCCCAGTGCCGGACCAGCAGGTGGCTGAGCGCGGCAATGCGCCGGTAGGGAAAATTGGCCGGGCGCATTTTGCCGAATTTCCAGTCGCGCGGGCTCATCAGGCGGTCTTCGAAGCGGTCGCGGCGCGGCTCCCAGTGCTTCTTCAGCCGGTTGAAAAAAGTGCGGTCCGCCGCCGCCAGTCCGCGCTCTTCCAGCTCATCGAAATCGATCAGTCCCGACACGCCGAAAAGCACG of Nitrospina watsonii contains these proteins:
- a CDS encoding VOC family protein — protein: MRYAHTRFRVSDMDASLKFYRDVLGMKVVEESTSPRGSKLVFLQFPENDAELELCSFPDSGGVSVPEDLVHLAFEVDDLDVWMQRLQAGGAPITEGPTESRSGSRFIFSEDPDKYEIEIIQRPKT
- a CDS encoding phosphomannomutase/phosphoglucomutase, which translates into the protein MNPQIFREYDIRGLVEQDLSPENVEQIGKAIGTYFRRHGKKTLTLGWDIRDSSKTFREILTRALNGTGCDVIDIGMVPTPVAYYSLHHLEVDGGVMITGSHNPPEFNGFKISFETHSLYGKRIQELKTLIDHSDFETGNGTAREQDIKPGYMDHIAGIINISRPLKVVLDGGNGCFGIIGPEFFRRLGVEVIEQYCEPDGTFPNHHPDPTVPRYMADLMTRVKRERADLGIGFDGDADRIGVVDDQGTLLWGDQLLILYARELLQRHPGTAVVGEVKCSRNLFEDIKKHGGQPHMSAAGHSLIKKKMQETQALLAGEMSGHMCFADSYYGFDDAIYAACRILEIVANTGQPVSEMLADLPVMHNTPEIRIDCPDHLKFRVVKEVTETFRAKYDVVDIDGVRVEFEDGWGLLRASNTQPVLVLRFEATSKAKLNAYQELMREQLEPYKPDVNFSPVSA
- a CDS encoding NAD-dependent epimerase/dehydratase family protein, with the translated sequence MADIAIVTGSSGMVGSEATEFLLDKGFIVHGIDNDMRSVFFGDEASTAWNERRLIETYPNYHHHSLDIRDRANLDKLFKLHEKDIKLIVHSAAQPSHDWAAEQAMTDFTVNANGTLVLLELARRYCPGAVFIYMSTNKVYGDQPNAFPFVEEDTRWELEAKHPYYANGIDESIGLDECTHSLFGVSKLAGDLMVQEFGRYFGMKTACFRAGCLTGSGHSGTELHGFLSYLMMCTMKKTPYKVFGYQGKQVRDNIHSRDVVEALYQFYLKPGVGKVYNMGGGRFSNCSMLEAIAICEQITGNKLNWDYIEKPRAGDHIWWISDMTRFKTDYPDWDIQYNLQQTFEEIHDGLRQRL
- a CDS encoding SDR family NAD(P)-dependent oxidoreductase, yielding MDLNLAGRKVLITGAGDGIGRELALAFGKEGARVAGCARTTERLQALEKEIEGADHMFQYADVTQKDDLERFFWFAVEQLDGLDVLINNVGSIGKMAHFFDLTDDDWQAAFDINLLPAVRLCRLAVPELKKSKHPCILNISSIAGNHPGEVFPHYAAMKAGLSNLTVSLAQTLAADGIRVNTVAPGPVWTRSWQQEAEAAAKEEGTHVEEMAEAIRQSTADTVPLKRIGMPADVTGLTLFLASEQASWITGTHFTIDGGIVRNPF
- a CDS encoding 2Fe-2S iron-sulfur cluster-binding protein yields the protein MPKITVHDTETGEDKIFKVGYGGNLRQAAQHHDISLYRGLHEYTNCHGMGSCGTCLVEIEPMEHVNDHGLIEKLHKISGNRKLACRTKVYGDIHIKTKLVE
- a CDS encoding GTP-binding protein, yielding MGDNGFKTPQDGRLMKLVIVGHVDHGKSTLVGRLLADTDSLPTGKLDLVKDICDQQGKTFEFAFLLDALEEEQEQGITIDTSQIFFKTEKRWYVIIDAPGHKEFLKNMVTGAANAEAALLLIDAHEGVQEQSRRHGYILRLLGMTQVAVVINKMDLVGYDPEVYFKIKTEYTQFLESIGIEVHEFIPISAKMGENVAKRSEHMPWYTGPTILERLDQFQEKAGSVDNPFRLPIQDVYKFDQRRIIAGRVESGTAKVGDRVIFSPSNKSTVIKSIEAWSADAPATVEAPHSVGITLAEQLFLERGELISLEKDRPVVTTTFDANVFWMGKRHLKKGETYKLKLTTQNVDCEVVEFNKAIDASTLETLPDQDFIAKNDVAEVTLRTKRPVAFDLFTDIAETGRFVLVDEYDVCGGGIITHFTPLEEVDRLRNEARHRDSHWVQGTITPDMRAYRNGHRPAMILFTGKSGTGKAALAGKLEEVLFHQNFQSYLLDGRNIQLGVGADMDAETYFTDGEAVRRFGEVAKLFLDAGHVVISTSNVFNQEDHSNINLLIEPSPLVEIRVTDDRFPKGMPEIVLSLDDVKDTDAAVNRIVDYLKDQKILTGHNYSI
- the cysD gene encoding sulfate adenylyltransferase subunit CysD, translated to MDHLTDLEDQSIYILREAYKNFKNLAMLWSIGKDSTVMLWLARKAFFGHCPIPLVHIDTSYKIPAMIEYRDHYAKQWGLNLIVGQNKKALDEGMNHEMGRLVCCEALKTQGLQQTMEEYGFTGLILGIRRDEEGTRAKERYFSPRDKNFEWNFKDQPPELWDQFKTTFAEGTHIRIHPLLHWTELNVWEYIERENIPIIDLYFANEQGERYRSLGCAPCTGSIQSKARNVKEIIEELKNTTISERSGRAQDQENAYAMQKLRAKGYM